The region AAATCCAAATGTTTTCGAAATTATTTTCGAAAATGTATAAAACCCGGAGTCTATGGAGAGCATAGCGAAACGCATCGAAAAGCTGGTGGAACGGTTCTGCCACGGCAATAATTCGGAGTTCGCCCGCATGATCGGGACGAGCGAGGCCAACATCCGCAACTACATCGCCGGGACGCAGCCCCGGTTCGACGTCCTTCGGGCCATCGCGGAAAATTTCGACGTCGACTGCCAGTGGCTGCTGACCGGTCGAGGAGGGATGCTCGCCGGGGAGGAAGCTCCCTACGTCGTCTCGAACCGTTTCGAACTGAAGACCGACCGCAGCATGGAGATGCAGCGGGTGCCGCTCTACGACCTGGAGGCCACGGCGGGTCTCGTGTCGCTCTTCCTGGACACCCACGCCAAGACGCCGATCGACTATATTTCGATTCCCGACCTGCCGCTGTGCGACGGAGCGGTCTACGTGCGGGGCGATTCGATGTATCCGCTGCTCAAGTCGGGCGACATCGTGCTCTACAAGCAGATCACCGACATGCGGTACGGCATTTTCTGGGGGGAAATGTACCTGATCGCCTTCAACGTGGACGGGGAGGAGTACGTGGCCATCAAGTACGT is a window of Gallalistipes aquisgranensis DNA encoding:
- a CDS encoding LexA family transcriptional regulator, translating into MESIAKRIEKLVERFCHGNNSEFARMIGTSEANIRNYIAGTQPRFDVLRAIAENFDVDCQWLLTGRGGMLAGEEAPYVVSNRFELKTDRSMEMQRVPLYDLEATAGLVSLFLDTHAKTPIDYISIPDLPLCDGAVYVRGDSMYPLLKSGDIVLYKQITDMRYGIFWGEMYLIAFNVDGEEYVAIKYVQKSEQEGYIRLVSYNAHHSPQDIPLSRVRAMALVKASIRYNTMR